From the genome of Hymenobacter cellulosilyticus, one region includes:
- a CDS encoding T9SS type A sorting domain-containing protein, which translates to MKSSTPRTRQWWAMLALGLTTVSGGSLYLWQHSDAKATAQSLEQRLEGVEEEEEEEKKDRPDLAVEQDVERTLDPALGRVPLERLLVAQEYAQQRIAQRASRRVPVGSLTQTTWVERGPSNVGGRIRALVVDPADATGNTVWAGTAGGGLWKTTNGATATPTWQSIDNFFANLAVTAIAFHPANANIMYFGTGEGYYNADAVRGLGIWKSTDHGVTWTQLPSTSRGTTFQYVLKLVVHPVTGDVYAATRAGLMRSTDGGVNWTKVLGAATGAVTDRVADIEISADNKLFVGMGIQTGDAIYRSTSGDAGSWVNLNTPSTSGLPTTGYERIELACAPSNANRVYAMFQSTTDALLNIYRTDDGGATWVTLNKPRWENSDDFTRGQAWYDLSIGVAPDDANKIYIGGVDLFRTQDASATPVVWQQASYWSINKTNPTYVHADHHAVAFASNDGNMAYFGCDGGVFLSTNAFDVKGAPAFKERNNGLNVTQFYAAAIHPTLPNYFLAGAQDNGSQKFTLAGVGTTTEASGGDGAFCFIDEDQPQYQFTSYVYSNYFRSINNGTTFPRIISNNNGSFINPTDYDSKSNTMYAASTAGTLFVWPNATTAATTRNLTLPSGSGTVTHVTVSKTVDNRVYVGTNTGKVLRIDNALAIDPADPTVVPTITEIRTGTGSVSCVAVDPANEAHLLVTYSNYGVTSVWETTTGTAPWRNVEGNLPDMPIRWAMFDPANNKRALLATELGVWATDDLTTTDIVWDPASTGMANVRVDMLRMRKSDKQIVAATHGRGLYTTDVFLVLGNKGAVAVNNKFIGSVYPNPFVQTLNVDLSQAASAGTTATLTDMQGRVVFKTDVKTAERQLRLNVPGSVSAGMYTLTVRDAKQTATRQVMLRR; encoded by the coding sequence GTGAAATCATCTACTCCGCGTACCCGGCAGTGGTGGGCTATGCTCGCCCTGGGCCTTACTACCGTTTCTGGCGGTAGCCTATATCTGTGGCAGCACAGCGACGCAAAAGCAACGGCTCAATCTCTGGAACAGCGCCTGGAAGGCGTGGAGGAGGAAGAGGAAGAAGAAAAGAAAGACCGTCCTGATCTCGCCGTGGAGCAGGACGTGGAGCGGACCCTGGACCCGGCCCTGGGACGGGTACCACTCGAGCGGTTGCTCGTAGCGCAGGAATATGCGCAGCAGCGGATAGCCCAGCGGGCCTCCCGCCGCGTGCCAGTGGGCAGCCTGACCCAAACTACCTGGGTAGAGCGCGGTCCAAGCAACGTGGGTGGCCGGATTCGGGCCCTCGTAGTAGACCCCGCTGATGCCACCGGCAACACCGTGTGGGCTGGAACGGCCGGTGGCGGCCTCTGGAAAACGACGAATGGTGCCACCGCTACGCCTACCTGGCAGAGCATCGACAACTTCTTCGCCAACCTGGCCGTGACGGCAATTGCCTTCCACCCAGCCAACGCCAACATCATGTACTTCGGTACGGGCGAAGGATATTATAATGCCGATGCTGTGCGCGGCTTGGGTATCTGGAAATCGACTGACCACGGCGTAACCTGGACTCAACTTCCCAGCACGTCGCGCGGAACAACCTTCCAGTACGTGCTGAAGCTGGTTGTGCACCCCGTTACGGGCGACGTATACGCTGCCACCCGTGCCGGCCTGATGCGCAGCACCGACGGTGGTGTAAACTGGACCAAAGTTCTTGGAGCGGCTACCGGCGCTGTTACCGACCGGGTAGCAGACATCGAAATCAGTGCCGACAACAAGCTCTTCGTGGGCATGGGTATCCAAACCGGTGATGCCATCTACCGCTCCACCTCGGGTGATGCCGGCAGCTGGGTTAACCTGAACACGCCAAGCACCTCGGGCTTGCCAACGACGGGCTATGAGCGCATCGAGCTGGCCTGCGCGCCCAGCAATGCCAACCGCGTATATGCCATGTTCCAGAGCACTACAGATGCTCTGCTGAACATCTACCGCACCGATGACGGCGGGGCTACCTGGGTAACGCTGAACAAGCCGCGCTGGGAAAACTCCGACGACTTCACCCGCGGTCAGGCCTGGTACGATCTGTCGATCGGCGTGGCCCCCGACGACGCCAACAAGATTTATATCGGTGGTGTCGATTTGTTCCGCACCCAGGATGCCAGCGCTACTCCCGTAGTATGGCAGCAGGCTTCGTACTGGAGCATCAACAAGACCAACCCGACCTACGTGCATGCCGACCATCACGCGGTAGCTTTTGCCTCCAATGATGGCAATATGGCGTATTTCGGCTGTGACGGTGGCGTGTTCCTGTCCACCAACGCTTTTGACGTTAAAGGGGCTCCGGCCTTTAAAGAGCGCAACAACGGCTTGAACGTAACGCAGTTCTATGCTGCTGCCATTCACCCCACGCTGCCAAACTACTTCCTGGCCGGTGCGCAGGACAATGGTAGCCAGAAGTTTACCCTGGCTGGTGTAGGTACCACCACGGAGGCCTCGGGCGGCGACGGAGCTTTCTGCTTCATCGACGAAGACCAGCCCCAGTACCAGTTCACGTCGTACGTATACAGCAACTACTTCCGTTCCATCAACAACGGCACGACGTTCCCCCGGATTATCAGCAACAACAACGGTTCGTTTATCAACCCGACGGACTACGACAGCAAGAGCAACACGATGTATGCGGCTTCTACGGCCGGTACGCTGTTTGTGTGGCCTAACGCTACCACCGCTGCCACCACGCGGAACCTGACGCTGCCTTCGGGCTCGGGTACGGTGACACACGTTACGGTTTCCAAGACCGTAGATAACCGGGTGTACGTTGGTACCAACACGGGCAAAGTACTGCGCATTGATAATGCCTTGGCGATAGATCCTGCTGATCCGACCGTTGTGCCAACCATCACTGAAATTCGGACCGGAACGGGTTCGGTTTCCTGCGTAGCCGTGGACCCCGCCAACGAGGCGCACCTGCTGGTGACGTATTCCAACTACGGCGTAACCAGCGTGTGGGAAACCACGACCGGCACCGCTCCTTGGCGCAACGTAGAAGGCAACCTGCCCGACATGCCGATTCGCTGGGCCATGTTTGACCCCGCTAACAACAAGCGCGCCCTGCTGGCTACCGAACTCGGTGTGTGGGCCACTGATGATCTGACCACCACCGATATCGTATGGGACCCCGCCAGCACCGGCATGGCCAACGTGCGGGTCGACATGCTGCGCATGCGTAAGTCGGACAAGCAGATTGTGGCCGCTACTCACGGCCGGGGCCTGTATACCACCGATGTATTCTTGGTACTGGGCAACAAAGGGGCCGTTGCCGTCAATAACAAGTTTATCGGCAGTGTATATCCCAACCCCTTCGTGCAAACGCTGAACGTAGACCTGAGCCAGGCAGCCTCTGCCGGCACCACGGCCACGCTCACCGACATGCAGGGCCGCGTGGTATTCAAGACGGATGTGAAGACGGCTGAGCGTCAGCTTCGCCTGAACGTGCCCGGCAGCGTAAGTGCTGGCATGTATACGCTCACCGTGCGCGACGCCAAGCAAACGGCTACCCGCCAGGTAATGCTGCGCCGCTAG
- a CDS encoding NAD(P)-binding protein, translating to MGAGLVGSLLSLFLARRGYQVDVYERRGDMRRGGAVEGRSINLALSDRGWRPWRR from the coding sequence ATGGGCGCGGGCCTGGTCGGCTCGCTGCTGTCCTTATTTCTGGCCCGGCGAGGCTATCAGGTAGACGTATATGAGCGCCGGGGTGACATGCGGCGCGGGGGTGCCGTGGAAGGCCGCTCCATCAATCTGGCCCTGTCCGACCGGGGCTGGCGGCCCTGGAGGAGGTAG
- a CDS encoding FAD-dependent oxidoreductase: MYRRVMHDAQGNLSYQPYGKDNQAIYSVSRAGLNRTLLTLAEAEPGIRLHFNQQCVGLDARTRQLELRDAATGQEQQLTFRRLFGTDGAFSAVRSALQKTERYNYSQSYLEYGYKELNIEPGPDGEWLLEKNALHIWPRGQYMMIALPNLDGSFNCTLFFPYEGEHSFASLQTPAQVQAFFEQVFPDVVPLMPELTDEYFRNPTGSLVTIRCFPWAFDDDVLLLGDASHAIVPFYGQGMNAGFEDCTVLNQLMAQHGDDWHAIFSQFQAQRKPNADAIADLAVYNFEEMRDRVGNPRFLLQKKIESKISAQYPDQWTPLYSQVTFSHTPYAEAWQSGREQEQIMARLMPHIQTESDYDRPEVQEMVQQEMAKRG; the protein is encoded by the coding sequence ATGTACCGCCGGGTGATGCACGACGCCCAGGGCAACCTGAGCTACCAGCCCTATGGCAAAGACAACCAGGCTATTTACTCCGTGTCGCGGGCCGGGCTCAACCGCACCCTGCTGACGCTGGCCGAAGCCGAGCCCGGCATCCGCCTGCACTTCAACCAGCAGTGCGTGGGCCTCGATGCCCGCACGCGCCAGCTCGAACTGCGTGATGCCGCTACGGGCCAGGAGCAGCAGCTCACCTTCCGCCGCCTTTTCGGTACCGACGGCGCCTTCTCGGCCGTGCGCAGCGCCCTGCAGAAAACCGAGCGTTACAACTATTCCCAGAGCTACCTCGAGTACGGGTATAAGGAACTCAATATCGAGCCCGGACCCGACGGGGAATGGCTGCTGGAAAAGAATGCCCTGCACATCTGGCCCCGCGGGCAGTACATGATGATAGCGCTGCCCAACCTGGACGGCTCTTTTAACTGCACCCTGTTCTTTCCCTACGAAGGCGAGCATTCGTTTGCCTCTCTGCAAACCCCGGCGCAGGTGCAGGCCTTCTTCGAGCAGGTTTTCCCCGATGTGGTGCCGCTCATGCCCGAGCTTACCGACGAGTACTTCCGCAACCCTACCGGCTCCCTGGTTACCATCCGGTGCTTTCCCTGGGCCTTCGACGACGATGTGCTCTTGCTCGGCGACGCTTCCCACGCCATTGTTCCTTTCTATGGGCAGGGCATGAACGCCGGCTTCGAAGACTGCACGGTGCTCAACCAGCTCATGGCCCAGCACGGCGACGACTGGCACGCCATCTTCAGCCAGTTTCAGGCGCAGCGCAAGCCCAACGCCGACGCCATTGCCGACTTGGCCGTGTACAACTTTGAGGAAATGCGCGACCGGGTCGGCAACCCACGTTTTTTGCTGCAAAAGAAAATCGAAAGCAAAATATCGGCGCAATACCCGGATCAGTGGACGCCGCTCTACTCCCAGGTCACCTTCTCGCACACACCCTACGCTGAGGCCTGGCAAAGCGGCCGGGAGCAGGAGCAGATTATGGCCCGCCTGATGCCCCACATCCAGACCGAAAGTGACTACGACCGGCCCGAAGTGCAGGAAATGGTGCAGCAGGAAATGGCCAAGCGCGGCTAG
- a CDS encoding TonB-dependent receptor has product MKQPYHFLLLLFSLLLAAPRAWAQDDITVSGVVQTETGEPLPGATVFVKGTFIGSSSDRDGKFQLRADFSTPPVILSVSFVGYESREVTLPQPDRNLKVQLKVNSVLTSEVIASASRVEEGILQAPVTVEKLNAQQVERITTADLQGGLSQYKGIDVNSSSLLMNSISTRGFNSAKSERLIQLTDYFDTQSPSLNLNAGNLTGLPELDVESVEIIHGPASALYGANAFNGVLLLNSKDPFVSEGLSVRVRGGERSYFDGQLRYAQKLGEKIALKVVGSYTTADDWLANNYSATSPIVERANNAEGSTLGYNAVNRYGDVGNTYNSSQPFPGGVSAELVGKTVFMPGFTESTLIADDNKAKAIKVHPSLSYLVTDNVKMTVGYAYSRGTASYQSASRYRLRDFGINQLHGEIKGNKWFLRGQSVQDFGGNSYDLTFLGSFIQTSPVAEGSTVRYVDQYFGTYNAAYKGARAQGQTMEQAQAFAQAQANAIQLDPTSARFGELRSRIINDPRPGLGAKLSPSSYLNEGNAQYNFTLGETTSLIVGAAYRKFRLGSNGNFFSDDNERIQNHELGGYAQLSHTLLGDRLKLALAGRVDEFKNFSPALSPRASAVYSAGDNKQHNFRASFGRAFRSPTQLDQYIRVDIGQVLLLGNVGNGFQGYTLAAANAQVIGAAQSNPAVLTQYEYSVAP; this is encoded by the coding sequence ATGAAGCAACCTTACCATTTTCTGCTCCTACTATTTTCACTATTGCTGGCGGCACCCCGCGCCTGGGCCCAGGACGATATCACCGTCAGCGGAGTAGTACAAACTGAAACAGGCGAGCCGCTACCTGGGGCTACGGTATTTGTCAAAGGCACCTTTATTGGTAGCAGCTCCGACCGAGACGGCAAGTTTCAGCTACGGGCCGACTTCAGCACCCCTCCGGTTATCCTGTCGGTGTCCTTTGTGGGCTACGAAAGCCGCGAGGTAACCTTGCCCCAGCCCGACCGCAACCTCAAGGTTCAGCTGAAAGTAAATTCCGTGCTGACCAGCGAAGTTATTGCCTCGGCTTCCCGCGTGGAAGAAGGCATCCTGCAGGCTCCGGTGACGGTGGAAAAGCTGAACGCCCAGCAAGTGGAGCGCATCACCACGGCTGACCTGCAGGGCGGCCTGAGCCAGTACAAAGGCATTGACGTGAACAGCAGCAGCCTGCTGATGAACTCCATCAGTACCCGCGGCTTTAACTCGGCTAAGTCCGAGCGCCTGATTCAGCTTACCGACTACTTCGACACCCAGAGCCCCAGCCTGAACCTGAATGCGGGCAACCTGACGGGCCTGCCCGAACTCGACGTGGAAAGCGTGGAAATCATTCACGGCCCGGCCTCCGCCCTGTACGGCGCCAATGCTTTTAATGGTGTACTGCTGCTCAACTCCAAAGACCCCTTCGTGAGTGAAGGCCTGAGTGTGCGGGTGCGCGGTGGTGAACGGAGCTACTTCGACGGACAGCTGCGCTACGCCCAAAAGTTGGGTGAGAAAATTGCCCTTAAGGTAGTGGGCTCCTACACCACCGCCGACGACTGGCTGGCCAATAACTACTCGGCCACCAGCCCCATTGTGGAGCGAGCCAACAATGCCGAAGGTTCAACCTTGGGCTACAATGCCGTGAACCGCTATGGCGACGTAGGCAACACCTACAATAGCAGCCAGCCCTTCCCGGGTGGCGTATCAGCAGAGCTGGTGGGCAAAACGGTCTTCATGCCGGGCTTCACCGAGTCGACGCTGATTGCCGATGACAACAAGGCAAAGGCCATCAAGGTGCACCCCAGCCTTTCGTACCTCGTAACGGACAACGTGAAAATGACCGTGGGCTACGCTTACTCGCGCGGCACGGCCAGCTACCAGAGCGCCAGCCGCTACCGCCTGCGCGACTTCGGTATCAACCAGCTGCACGGCGAAATCAAAGGCAACAAGTGGTTTTTGCGTGGCCAGTCGGTGCAGGACTTCGGCGGCAACTCCTATGACCTGACTTTCCTGGGCTCCTTTATCCAGACCTCGCCGGTAGCCGAAGGCAGCACGGTGCGCTACGTAGACCAGTACTTCGGCACCTACAATGCCGCTTATAAAGGCGCCCGTGCCCAGGGCCAGACAATGGAGCAGGCGCAGGCTTTTGCCCAGGCTCAGGCTAACGCCATCCAGCTCGACCCCACCAGTGCCCGCTTCGGTGAGTTGCGCAGCCGCATCATCAACGACCCGCGGCCGGGCCTGGGTGCCAAGCTCAGCCCCAGCTCGTACCTGAACGAAGGCAACGCGCAGTACAACTTCACCCTGGGCGAAACTACCAGCCTGATTGTAGGCGCAGCCTACCGCAAGTTTCGTCTGGGTTCGAACGGCAACTTCTTCTCCGATGATAACGAGCGTATCCAGAACCATGAGCTGGGCGGCTATGCGCAGTTGAGTCACACCCTGCTGGGAGACCGGCTTAAGCTGGCCCTTGCCGGCCGCGTAGACGAGTTCAAGAACTTCAGCCCGGCCCTCTCACCCCGCGCTTCAGCCGTGTATTCGGCCGGCGACAACAAGCAGCACAACTTCCGCGCTTCGTTTGGCCGCGCCTTCCGCTCGCCCACCCAGCTCGACCAGTATATTCGGGTTGACATCGGCCAAGTGCTGCTGCTGGGCAACGTAGGCAACGGCTTCCAGGGCTACACGCTGGCTGCAGCCAACGCCCAGGTTATCGGAGCGGCTCAGTCGAACCCCGCCGTACTGACCCAGTATGAGTATAGCGTGGCCCCCTGA
- a CDS encoding TonB-dependent receptor domain-containing protein yields the protein MKLERLSTFEVGYKGTFKDKIVVDVNYFRSYYNDFIGAQRFVGNRDGSRPSAQQLGASAATLQMAGSNTRILQVWTNARQEVQTQGAALGVSYNVARPLTITANYSLNLIEKDKLPEGFQTFFNTPKHKYNLGANGLLAKHFNYSVNYRWAQGHLYEMPFAVGTLQDYSTVDAYVGYVIPKAYTTIQVGGSNLFNATNTQVYGGPNIGRLVFAGLLIDIK from the coding sequence CTGAAGCTGGAGCGCCTAAGCACTTTCGAAGTAGGCTACAAAGGCACCTTTAAGGACAAGATTGTGGTGGACGTGAACTACTTCCGCAGCTACTACAACGACTTCATCGGGGCTCAGCGCTTCGTGGGCAACCGGGACGGCAGCCGCCCCTCGGCCCAGCAGTTGGGCGCCAGCGCCGCCACGCTGCAAATGGCCGGCAGCAACACCCGCATTCTGCAGGTATGGACCAATGCCCGCCAGGAAGTACAAACCCAGGGTGCTGCATTGGGCGTGAGCTACAACGTGGCCCGGCCCCTGACCATCACGGCCAACTACTCGCTCAACCTGATTGAGAAAGACAAGTTGCCCGAAGGCTTCCAGACCTTCTTCAACACGCCCAAGCACAAGTACAACCTGGGCGCCAACGGCCTGTTGGCTAAGCACTTCAACTACTCGGTGAATTACCGCTGGGCTCAGGGCCACCTGTACGAAATGCCGTTTGCCGTAGGCACTCTGCAAGACTACAGCACCGTGGATGCCTACGTGGGCTACGTAATTCCGAAGGCTTACACCACCATTCAGGTAGGCGGCTCCAACCTGTTCAACGCCACCAACACCCAGGTGTATGGCGGCCCGAACATTGGTCGTCTCGTCTTCGCCGGCCTGCTGATTGACATCAAATAG
- the kynU gene encoding kynureninase, with the protein MTSFQPTAEFAAELDAQDALRDFRNRFHIPLAPNGQPSVYFCGNSLGLQPKAARAAVEQEFDSWEKLGVEGHFHGTSPWMHYHETLSDSTARLVGAKPVEVVVMNNLTTNLHLLLVSFYQPTATRYKVLMEGGAFPSDQYALESQVKLHGLAPDEAIVELRPRAGEHTLRTEDILATIQELGDSLATVILGGVNYYTGQAFDMAAITRAGHAVGAMVGFDLAHAAGNLLLELHDWDVDFACWCSYKYLNSGPGGTSGVFVHERFANRPDLLRLAGWWGHDPADRFQMKKGFRPMAGAAGWQLSNAQIFPMAIHRAALALVDEAGGMPALRRKSEQLTAYLEYLVHRLELPAEVLEIITPAEPAARGCQLSMLVHQNGRQLFDFLAAAGVIADWREPNVIRLAPVPLYNSFGDVQRAGQVLAEWAGKAK; encoded by the coding sequence ATGACTTCTTTCCAGCCCACTGCCGAATTTGCCGCCGAGCTCGACGCTCAGGATGCGCTGCGTGACTTTCGTAACCGGTTTCATATTCCTTTGGCGCCCAACGGGCAGCCCAGCGTGTATTTCTGCGGCAACTCCCTGGGTTTGCAGCCCAAAGCTGCCCGCGCCGCCGTGGAGCAGGAGTTTGACAGTTGGGAAAAGCTGGGCGTGGAAGGCCATTTCCACGGCACTTCGCCTTGGATGCACTACCACGAGACTCTGTCCGACAGCACTGCCCGCCTGGTGGGCGCCAAGCCGGTGGAAGTGGTGGTGATGAATAACCTGACAACTAACCTGCACCTGCTGCTAGTGTCGTTTTACCAGCCCACGGCCACGCGCTACAAAGTGCTGATGGAAGGCGGCGCGTTTCCCTCGGACCAGTATGCGCTGGAGTCGCAGGTGAAGCTGCACGGCTTGGCGCCCGATGAGGCCATTGTGGAGCTGCGCCCCCGGGCCGGCGAGCATACCTTGCGCACCGAAGATATTCTGGCCACCATTCAGGAGCTTGGCGACTCGCTGGCCACGGTTATTCTGGGCGGCGTCAACTACTACACCGGGCAGGCTTTCGACATGGCCGCCATTACCCGGGCCGGCCACGCCGTGGGCGCCATGGTGGGTTTCGACCTGGCCCACGCCGCCGGCAATCTGCTGCTGGAACTGCACGACTGGGACGTAGACTTTGCCTGCTGGTGCTCTTACAAATACCTGAACTCGGGTCCCGGTGGCACTTCCGGCGTGTTTGTGCACGAGCGGTTTGCCAATCGGCCCGACCTACTGCGCCTGGCCGGCTGGTGGGGCCACGACCCGGCCGACCGGTTCCAGATGAAGAAGGGCTTCCGGCCGATGGCGGGAGCGGCGGGCTGGCAGCTGTCCAACGCCCAGATTTTCCCCATGGCCATTCACCGTGCCGCCCTGGCCTTGGTGGATGAGGCCGGGGGCATGCCCGCTTTGCGCCGCAAAAGTGAGCAGCTTACCGCCTACCTGGAATACCTGGTGCACCGCCTGGAGCTGCCCGCCGAGGTGCTCGAAATTATTACGCCCGCTGAGCCTGCCGCCCGCGGCTGCCAGCTCTCCATGCTGGTACACCAGAACGGCCGGCAGCTGTTCGACTTCTTGGCTGCTGCCGGCGTTATAGCCGACTGGCGCGAGCCGAACGTTATCCGGTTGGCTCCGGTGCCGCTCTACAACTCGTTTGGGGATGTGCAGCGCGCCGGGCAAGTGCTGGCCGAGTGGGCCGGTAAAGCCAAATAG
- a CDS encoding alpha-ketoglutarate-dependent dioxygenase AlkB family protein: MALTLLPLPAAEVLLDPVFLAAPHEQALLTELTASVAWRQEPIRLFGKEVLQPRLTAWYGDAGAQYSYSGLTWQPLPWTPPLQQLREQVEAACGTSFNSVLLNLYRNGQDSMGWHADNEPELGPAPVIASVSLGAVRRFRLRPRDPQRTPHEPLTLELASGSLLVMRGPTQQHWLHAVPKTARPAGPRLNLTFRNIINI; this comes from the coding sequence GTGGCCCTGACTCTACTGCCCCTGCCCGCGGCGGAAGTGCTGCTGGATCCGGTTTTTCTGGCTGCCCCGCACGAGCAGGCGCTGCTCACTGAGCTAACGGCCAGCGTTGCCTGGCGGCAGGAGCCCATCCGGCTTTTTGGCAAGGAAGTGCTGCAGCCTCGCCTTACGGCCTGGTACGGCGACGCCGGGGCCCAGTATTCGTACTCGGGGCTTACCTGGCAGCCCTTGCCCTGGACGCCACCATTGCAGCAGCTGCGGGAACAAGTAGAGGCTGCCTGCGGCACTAGCTTCAACAGCGTCCTGCTCAACCTCTACCGCAATGGGCAGGACAGCATGGGCTGGCACGCCGACAATGAGCCCGAACTGGGCCCCGCGCCGGTAATAGCCTCCGTGAGTCTGGGAGCCGTGCGGCGGTTTCGGCTCCGGCCCCGCGACCCGCAGCGCACTCCGCACGAGCCTCTTACGCTGGAGCTGGCCTCCGGCAGCCTGCTCGTGATGCGCGGCCCTACTCAGCAGCACTGGCTGCACGCCGTTCCCAAAACGGCCCGGCCGGCCGGGCCCCGTCTCAACCTGACTTTTCGCAACATCATTAACATATAG
- a CDS encoding amidohydrolase family protein has translation MLKIDIHTHILPETWPDLRERYGYGGFIRLEHHKPCCARMMQDDKFFREIQDNCWDPQVRMREYDQFGVDVQVLSTVPVMFSYWAKPLDALDLSRMLNDHIAGVVARYPDRFVGLGTIPMQAPDLAVKELERCVKELGMAGVQIGSHVNDWNLDAPELFEVFAAAEELGACVFVHPWDMMAQQKMPKYWLPWLVGMPAESTLALCSLIFGGVLERLPKLRVAVAHGGGSFASTIGRIEHGFNVRPDLCAVDNPVNPREYLGRFWVDSLVHDPLMLDYLVKTLGPDKIVLGTDYPFPLGELEPGQLIESMPYPDEMKARMLGANALEWLGLPQQSFANLLINK, from the coding sequence GTGCTAAAAATCGATATCCACACCCATATCCTGCCCGAAACCTGGCCCGACCTGCGCGAGCGGTATGGCTACGGCGGCTTTATCCGGCTCGAGCACCACAAGCCCTGCTGCGCCCGCATGATGCAGGACGACAAGTTCTTCCGCGAAATTCAGGACAACTGCTGGGACCCCCAGGTGCGGATGCGGGAATACGACCAGTTTGGCGTCGATGTGCAGGTACTCAGCACCGTGCCCGTTATGTTCAGCTACTGGGCCAAGCCCCTGGACGCCCTGGATTTGAGCCGCATGCTCAACGACCATATTGCCGGCGTGGTGGCCCGCTACCCCGACCGGTTTGTGGGCCTGGGCACCATCCCGATGCAGGCCCCCGACCTGGCTGTAAAGGAGCTGGAGCGCTGCGTAAAGGAGCTCGGTATGGCCGGCGTGCAGATTGGCTCCCACGTCAACGATTGGAACCTGGACGCGCCCGAGCTGTTCGAGGTGTTTGCCGCTGCCGAGGAGCTGGGCGCCTGCGTCTTCGTGCATCCTTGGGACATGATGGCTCAGCAGAAAATGCCCAAATATTGGCTGCCCTGGCTGGTGGGCATGCCGGCCGAAAGTACCCTGGCCTTGTGCTCCCTGATTTTTGGGGGCGTGCTGGAGCGCCTGCCCAAGCTGCGCGTAGCCGTAGCCCACGGTGGCGGTTCGTTTGCCTCCACCATCGGCCGCATCGAGCACGGATTTAACGTGCGCCCCGACCTGTGCGCCGTCGATAACCCCGTGAACCCCCGCGAATACCTGGGCCGCTTCTGGGTCGATTCGCTGGTGCACGACCCGCTGATGCTGGATTACTTGGTCAAAACCCTAGGGCCCGACAAGATTGTGCTCGGCACTGATTATCCGTTTCCGCTGGGTGAGTTGGAGCCCGGGCAGCTGATTGAATCCATGCCTTATCCGGATGAAATGAAGGCCCGCATGCTCGGCGCCAACGCCCTGGAGTGGCTGGGTCTGCCCCAGCAAAGCTTCGCCAATCTGCTCATTAACAAGTAG